From a single Drosophila sulfurigaster albostrigata strain 15112-1811.04 chromosome 3, ASM2355843v2, whole genome shotgun sequence genomic region:
- the LOC133845938 gene encoding nucleoprotein TPR isoform X2 gives MDLSGPQTLADIFAPDELVLLPTGVQDKFKSFIDKFFDEYCKERAAANRLSETEQKNEELNNQILDNQVKFSSFEQNVSELRTQLDQVSAERDQLLSSVKSYDNNVATLRKEKGAFVDERDSLLKVIERQNGELERLKQDLLTYQQQLKAAITAKCEAIARLDEVQSKEVSLDIKERRLESERSIMQNEIQLLSSDLSRNNAELQNLRRDHSMNTMHLEVRLKEKCEELQILQGQNLQYAKSVEDFNKKIQDLNESMFTHNSATEKLVDSLKKELYTKEKLVEIYKETEHENITERNELLKGISELKRMLTETTDHYGDLEGEYQQSKELHAQEIAALNKTIDALKTEIGHANDLLKEAQEQSLESAICKLAPTAAVANRLMRSDMSLTELYSLYAKNSEELETKNKENAQLKLQIKSIVEEINERAPVFKKQDENYSQLTEAHNLLLQQRDELVEKKLCLEQELENTQFDVTRHVKENKKLKQSQVDLSRQVCLLLDEINCLRAGVNRPRHPAQPAVIHNSSDAISRDLVTFESITELQEQNVKLLTLIRELTGELEANELKNDKLQLKAYEEKFEKASKRLEEMEETLGQKNNTIETLMSKCERYKKFYFDAQKKLGSQIIDLDDSTILIDESTVEHSKAAANSSKLEAEAKLERRIRSLEQQLEDESKKYAELKENYDYYTNEKRKNDALVQEQFDSMRKEVRELSSVNCKLMNASEFQKEQSELLQKSIVTYKQQIAALEDRTKNYEKTIIKHEQTVHMLKDELMTAHRKQVSADTEAHSLRHENRVLKDTASRLQAEKEGFHREHQSQALLLNNLEFIKTNLERSETEGRLRLEQRLDDTVRELSAQRRHFQEEEEKFRETVNEFKRQTETANKLKEEERQQAEKWHQELVGVREELSAKVNQVNELSKKLQESLTPSKNENPITAANKKAREFELRYEQAKIEIESLTKELAKTREHGDQFYKMSQSAESEIKRLHDMHSEIVSKSEAEIKKLKNTEAELQTRITDLEAEVLLTNVTEQSKSTNQSDQLKLAQEELKSVLEKLTESGRTIRTLRAENSTLAESLNSVEVKYANEMVLHSGDIQELTKFKADFLKVQDELNQLKSGRESLAAANEELKKANAEAQLMLQKEKEESEHRVADLNALNSSLHDQIEALTTKLAALAQSANNQNASMMLSESLTETDVLNATGVDESKNSEQLLQIIKYVRKERDLLSAKLDILKAENARLVSEHTILQKKVDELNGYLKQERSKSETDVVSASKHEAVLRKIETLNAITDSNRILREERNTLTKRVAELNERISSVEKELFPLQCSNKELSSKIEELNVENNSLRTEAIKWRQRANALVEKSNRNPEEFKRLQTERENLAKMLTNEKELNKKHSDELAAMKTRLDNELPALSRNLQLQEEARKKLFDETTNLKQSSTRQSQEILELRNRLLQKEEELLKAQEDIETKEKTIQDKDSKEIMLRKLAKRYKDYYTGLQAQAGGSDTVAELEKLRTEMEELNNTLRSTKEQNESLQKEQDDLKTRLTAEQDSNESKQKIEQLLQELTTTKTELANHETILAGTKTSYDETVQRLEKELQDSIANNKEINARLMRENESLHMRINQLQRQLGSQQSTKPSTSSVGMAEKGNISESSPRTANVKPMSGSATVQQSATVTPWRGSETPLASIRPISVQNSRTAAILPTSQQPGASTSTSTSTSTSAAATASGSSSSSSAVGNTALVPPQQQVHTTGSATLESMASSSPTSSHTDYMPSTSSAAVAVAAIPPMGATAAAESSQEAESVQHPQQNDAQLFVGGAQQQVVALVSPRVEGSSSSSSSSTTTSTSTPNQAVPNVQEASNQQQPSTSGSSSSSSTVVSSHSRHTPSSSNVTTTQAGCSKRPRDVEGDSSTNAEDGVPEKIVKLTKRLRAPMHGSELSAGHIGDSGMDVDQMPTSSQRDQEDDIQVVDSDDEEEDVLGPIDGGDAEQEEGYEDSYEQDNEMEDNDGADAPDQHNEVDIEQVQVQDQAESQLLEDSPATVSTQENNQSQAITSGSGESTAQLPQAEANWKQAPSTSTAAARRTESSVEIVSSPQVSNFSEQPQSVEIEVDGTAATEAAAAVDESSAGNSVDCTAAVASSPPKPNEAAEQSSSSTSSQAAEAKDKPDESEPAGTENVSEADEAFAEETSTGQAEDSQQLPNENPNVGTSQQSVETENQDSQAEGPSEDNEGTDGVSSEGEKQAVEVEEEGREAEATSPSENTRYRTLRSAVPTRRGGRSIMRGNSSNNNANRPARIVWQRDSPSGGMRGHPGNQGGGNQDQHMPSGSPNNRIFANRSRGRRPMRRPGPNNFNAGGGGGGGYQ, from the exons ATGGATCTTAGTGGTCCACAGACGTTGGCAGACATATTTGCTCCAGATGAACTGGTGCTCTTGCCAACCGGCGTGCAAGACAAATTCAAGTCTTTCATAGACAAATTTTTTGATGAATATTGCAAAGAAAGAGCGGCTGCGAATCGTCTTA GTGAAACTGAGCAAAAGAACGAAGAGTTGAACAATCAAATACTGGATAATCAGGTGAAATTCAGCAGTTTTGAGCAAAATGTTAGTGAATTGCGCACTCAACTTGACCAAGTGTCCGCAGAGCGTGATCAGCTGTTGTCCTCTGTGAAGAGCTATGATAACAATGTCGCCACATTGCGCAAGGAGAAGGGAGCTTTTGTCGATGAACGTGACTCGCTGCTCAAGGTAATTGAGCGCCAGAATGGAGAGCTCGAACGGCTGAAGCAAGATCTGTTGACCTATCAGCAGCAGTTAAAGGCCGCCATCACAGCCAAATGCGAGGCCATTGCTCGTCTCGATGAGGTGCAGAGCAAAGAGGTGTCGCTGGATATCAAGGAACGGCGGCTGGAGAGCGAGCGCAGCATAATGCAAAACGAAATACAATTGCTGAGCAGCGATCTGAGTCGCAATAATGCTGAATTGCAGAATTTGCGACGTGACCATTCCATGAATACCATGCATCTGGAAGTGCGCCTTAAAGAAAAGTGCGAGGAACTGCAGATTTTGCAGGGCCAAAACTTGCAGTATGCTAAATCGGTTGAGGACTTTAACAAGAAGATCCAGGACTTGAATGAGTCAATGTTTACTCACAACAGTGCCACAGAGAAACTGGTTGACAGCCTAAAGAAAGAACTGTACACTAAAGAAAAACTAGTCGAGATATACAAGGAAACCGAGCACGAGAATATCACAGAGCGCAATGAGCTACTCAAAGGCATTTCGGAATTGAAACGTATGTTGACTGAAACCACAGATCATTACGGTGATCTGGAAGGCGAATACCAACAGTCGAAGGAGCTTCACGCCCAAGAGATTGCTGCTTTGAACAAAACTATTGACGCACTCAAAACAGAAATAGGACATGCCAATGATCTGCTAAAGGAGGCACAAGAGCAGAGTTTGGAGAGCGCCATTTGCAAGTTGGCGCCCACAGCAGCCGTTGCCAATCGTTTGATGCGCTCCGATATGTCACTGACTGAACTGTACTCGCTGTATGCAAAGAATTCTGAAGAACTGGAGACTAAGAACAAGGAGAATGCTCAGCTGAAATTGCAGATCAAATCTATTGTGGAGGAGATCAACGAACGGGCGCCAGTCTTTAAGAAACAGGACGAGAATTACAGTCAACTAACCGAAGCGCATAATCTTCTGCTACAGCAGCGTGACGAGCTGGTCGAGAAGAAGTTGTGCCTCGAGCAGGAGCTGGAGAACACTCAATTTGATGTTACACGCCACGTTAAGGAGAATAAGAAACTGAAGCAGTCGCAAGTCGATCTAAGCCGTCAAGTCTGCCTGCTATTGGATGAGATCAATTGCTTGCGTGCTGGCGTTAATCGTCCACGTCATCCAGCGCAGCCTGCCGTCATACACAACTCCAGCGATGCTATTAGCCGGGATCTGGTTACATTCGAGTCTATCACAGAGTTGCAGGAGCAGAATGTCAAGCTGTTGACTCTGATACGTGAGCTAACTGGGGAACTGGAGGCGAATGAATTGAAGAACGACAAGTTACAGCTGAAGGCCTATGAAGAGAAGTTTGAGAAAGCCAGCAAACGTCTAGAAGAAATGGAAGAGACTCTTGGCCAGAAGAATAATACAATTGAAACATTGATGTCCAAGTGCGAGCGCTACAAGAAATTCTATTTCGATGCTCAAAAGAAATTGGGTAGCCAGATAATTGACTTGGATGATTCTACAATACTCATAGATGAGTCAACGGTGGAACATTCGAAGGCAGCTGCAAATTCATCGAAACTTGAGGCAGAAGCCAAGCTTGAGCGACGCATACGTAGTCTGGAACAACAGCTGGAAGATGAGTCCAAGAAATATGCCGAATTGAAGGAGAACTATGATTATTACACTAACGAGAAACGCAAGAACGATGCTCTCGTCCAGGAACAGTTCGATTCAATGCGCAAGGAGGTGCGCGAGTTATCTTCCGTTAATTGCAAGTTGATGAATGCATCCGAGTTCCAAAAGGAGCAATCAGAGCTGCTGCAAAAGAGCATTGTGACATACAAGCAACAGATTGCCGCACTTGAGGATCGCACGAAGAACTATGAGAAGACTATAATCAAGCACGAACAAACCGTGCACATGCTCAAGGATGAGTTAATGACGGCGCATCGCAAACAGGTTTCTGCCGATACAGAGGCTCATAGTTTACGCCATGAGAATCGCGTGCTCAAGGATACAGCTTCGCGACTCCAGGCCGAAAAGGAAGGCTTCCATCGTGAGCATCAGAGTCAGGCGTTATTGCTGAACAATTTGGAATTCATTAAGACAAACCTGGAGCGTTCAGAGACAGAGGGTCGCCTGCGATTGGAGCAGCGCCTGGATGATACCGTGCGTGAATTGTCCGCCCAGCGTCGTCACTTCCAGGAGGAGGAAGAAAAATTCCGTGAAACTGTGAACGAGTTCAAGCGTCAAACCGAAACGGCCAACAAACTTAAGGAGGAAGAGCGCCAGCAGGCTGAAAAATGGCATCAAGAATTAGTTGGAGTGCGTGAGGAGCTCTCAGCGAAGGTGAACCAAGTCAATGAATTGAGCAAGAAACTGCAGGAGAGTCTCACTCCCTCCAAGAATGAAAATCCAATCACTGCTGCCAACAAAAAGGCACGTGAATTCGAGCTCAGATATGAACAAGCAAAGATTGAGATTGAATCCCTCACCAAGGAGCTTGCCAAGACCCGTGAACATGGCGATCAGTTTTATAAGATGTCCCAAAGTGCAGAGAGTGAAATTAAACGACTGCACGATATGCACTCAGAAATTGTAAGCAAATCCGAGGCTGAGATTAAGAAACTGAAGAATACAGAGGCGGAACTGCAGACTCGTATCACAGATCTGGAGGCCGAAGTGTTGCTCACTAATGTGACGGAGCAGAGCAAGTCTACCAATCAATCAGATCAGCTGAAGCTTGCACAAGAGGAGCTCAAGAGCGTGTTGGAGAAATTAACCGAATCTGGACGTACTATTCGCACTTTACGTGCCGAGAACTCCACTTTGGCGGAGTCCCTCAACTCCGTGGAGGTCAagtatgcaaatgaaatggtTTTGCACTCTGGAGATATTCAGGAATTGACCAAGTTCAAGGCGGACTTCTTGAAG GTGCAAGATGAGCTTAATCAGCTAAAGAGTGGTCGTGAGTCTCTTGCGGCTGCCAACGAGGAGCTCAAAAAGGCCAATGCTGAAGCTCAGCTTATGCTGcaaaaggagaaggaggagtcAGAGCACCGTGTAGCCGATCTGAATGCATTGAACTCCAGTCTGCACGATCAAATCGAGGCATTGACCACCAAACTGGCCGCTCTTGCTCAATCTGCAAACAACCAGAATGCTTCCATGATGCTCAGTGAATCCCTGACTGAAACCGATGTGCTCAACGCCACGGGAGTGGACGAAAGCAAGAACAGCGAACAGCTATTGcagattattaaatatgtgcGCAAGGAACGGGATCTGCTGTCAGCCAAATTGGACATTCTAAAGGCTGAGAATGCGCGTCTCGTCTCTGAGCACACCATTCTGCAGAAGAAGGTGGATGAGCTGAATGGTTACCTGAAGCAAGAACGCTCCAAGAGCGAAACAGATGTGGTTTCGGCCAGCAAGCATGAGGCGGTGTTGCGTAAAATCGAAACCCTTAATGCGATCACGGATAGCAATCGCATTCTGCGTGAGGAGCGCAATACTCTAACCAAACGTGTGGCCGAGTTGAATGAGCGCATCAGCAGCGTGGAGAAGGAACTGTTCCCGCTGCAGTGCAGCAATAAAGAGTTGTCCTCGAAAATTGAGGAACTTAATGTGGAGAACAACTCGTTGCGCACTGAGGCTATCAAGTGGCGTCAACGGGCCAATGCTTTGGTCGAAAAGAGCAACCGCAATCCAGAGGAGTTCAAGCGCTTGCAGACGGAACGCGAAAATCTTGCCAAGATGCTTACCAATGAGAAGGAGTTGAACAAGAAACACTCCGATGAATTGGCTGCAATGAAAACACGGCTGGACAACGAGCTGCCAGCTTTAAGTCGCAACCTGCAGTTGCAAGAAGAGGCACGGAAGAAGTTGTTCGACGAGACCACAAACCTTAAGCAGTCGAGCACACGCCAGTCTCAGGAAATCTTAGAGTTGAGGAATCGTCTGCTGCAGAAAGAAGAGGAACTGCTGAAGGCACAGGAGGACATCGAGACCAAGGAAAAGACCATACAAGACAAGGACAGCAAAGAGATTATGCTGCGCAAGCTGGCCAAGCGATACAAGGACTACTATACGGGTCTCCAAGCTCAGGCTGGAGGCAGCGATACAGTTGCTGAGCTGGAGAAATTGCGTACCGAGATGGAGGAGCTGAACAACACATTGCGCAGCACCAAGGAGCAAAACGAAAGCCTGCAGAAGGAGCAGGACGATCTGAAGACACGCCTAACCGCTGAGCAGGATAGCAACGAGTCCAAGCAAAAGATTGAGCAACTACTGCAGGAGTTAACGACCACCAAGACAGAGTTGGCTAACCATGAAACTATTCTGGCTGGCACCAAAACTAGCTACGACGAAACTGTGCAGCGCCTTGAAAAGGAACTGCAGGATAGCATCGCTAACAATAAGGAGATCAATGCTCGTCTCATGCGTGAAAATGAATCGCTGCACATGCGCATCAATCAACTGCAGCGTCAACTGGGCTCACAACAGTCCACCAAACCTTCAACTAGTTCCGTGGGCATGGCTGAGAAGGGCAACATATCAGAGTCCTCGCCTCGCACCGCCAATGTGAAGCCCATGTCTGGCTCGGCCACAGTTCAGCAATCAGCCACAGTTACGCCTTGGCGTGGCAGCGAAACTCCTTTGGCCAGCATTCGTCCCATCTCTGTGCAAAACAGTCGCACTGCTGCTATACTGCCCACCAGTCAGCAACCGGGTGCTTCTACCTCAACATCCACCTCGACGTCTacttcagcagcagctacGGCCtccggcagcagcagtagcagctcAGCTGTGGGTAACACGGCGCTGGTGCCGCCACAGCAACAGGTGCACACCACAGGCAGCGCCACTTTGGAGTCGATGGCTTCCTCTTCGCCCACATCCTCGCACACTGACTACATGCCGTCGACCAGCTCAGCAGCagtggctgttgctgccattcCACCGATGGGCgctacagctgcagctgagaGTTCGCAGGAGGCGGAAAGCGTGCAGCATCCGCAGCAGAACGATGCCCAGCTATTTGTGGGCGGTGCTCAGCAACAGGTAGTGGCCTTGGTTTCGCCACGTGTTGAGGGTTCATCGTCGTCCTCTTCTAGCAGCACAACGACCTCGACTTCTACGCCCAATCAAGCTGTGCCAAACGTGCAGGAAGCCAGTAATCAACAGCAGCCCAGTACAtcgggcagcagcagcagctcctccaCTGTGGTCAGCAGTCACAGTCGCCATACACCGTCTAGCAGCAATGTGACCACCACTCAAGCTGGTTGCTCCAAGCGTCCACGCGACGTGGAAGGCGACTCATCCACCAATGCAGAAGATGGCGTGCCAGAGAAGATTGTTAAGCTAACTAAACGCCTGCGTGCTCCAATGCATGGTAGCGAATTGTCAGCTGGTCATATTGGTGACTCTGGCATGGATGTGGATCAGATGCCAACCTCATCGCAACGTGATCAGGAGGATGACATTCAGGTGGTTGATTCCGATGATGAAGAGGAAGATGTTCTGGGTCCTATTGATGGTGGAGATGCCGAGCAAGAGGAGGGCTATGAGGATTCCTATGAGCAGGACAATGAAATGGAAGATAACGATGGTGCCGATGCACCAGATCAGCACAATGAAGTGGACATCGAGCAGGTCCAAGTGCAGGATCAGGCTGAGAGTCAATTGCTCGAGGATTCGCCTGCCACCGTGTCCACTCAAGAGAACAATCAAAGCCAGGCCATTACCAGCGGCAGCGGCGAATCAACTGCACAATTACCCCAAGCGGAGGCCAACTGGAAGCAGGCTCCATCGActtcaacagcagccgcaCGACGCACAGAGAG TTCTGTGGAGATCGTGAGCTCCCCACAAGTGTCCAACTTTAGCGAGCAGCCACAATCCGTAGAGATTGAAGTGGACGGCACAGCTGCCAcagaggctgctgctgcagtggaTGAGAGCAGTGCCGGTAATAGCGTTGATTGCACAGCTGCCGTGGCCAGCTCGCCACCAAAGCCAAATGAGGCAGCCGAGCAAAGCAGCAGTAGCACCAGCAGTCAAGCAGCTGAGGCCAAGGATAAACCAGACGAAAGTGAACCAGCTGGCACAGAGAACGTGAGCGAGGCTGATGAAGCATTCGCCGAAGAAACATCCACTGGCCAGGCTGAGGATTCTCAGCAGCTTCCAAATGAAA ATCCAAATGTGGGCACAAGCCAGCAATCTGTAGAAACGGAGAATCAGGATAGCCAGGCCGAAGGTCCCTCGGAAGATAATGAAGGCACAGATGGCGTCTCTTCGGAGGGCGAAAAGCAAGCCGTTGAAGTCGAG GAGGAAGGACGTGAGGCTGAGGCAACATCACCATCGGAGAACACACGTTACCGAACCCTGCGCAGTGCTGTTCCCACTCGTCGTGGCGGACGCTCCATCATGCGtggcaacagtagcaacaacaatgccaacagACCAGCCCGCATTGTCTGGCAACGTGATTCTCCATCGGGCGGCATGCGCGGCCATCCTGGTAACCAGGGAGGCGGCAACCAAGATCAACATATGCCAAGTGGTTCACCCAATAATCGCATTTTCGCCAACCGTTCACGCGGCCGTCGCCCCATGCGTCGTCCAGGACCAAACAACTTTAATGCCggcggtggaggaggaggcggcTATCAATAA